The genomic stretch TGTCCCAGCATGGGTCTATAGTGGTGGAGACACCATGGCAGGCTTGACAGGTGACGTCTGACTGCAGGCCACCTGTGAAGATTTGGTCTATGATGCAGTTACAGTGGTTGGGATTGCTGGCCACCTTGCCAACATCATCACCTTTGCAGTGCCTGTGCAGGACGTCTAGGGCAGCAATGAGGAACTCGTGGGCATCCTGTTGCCTGTACCCTGCTAAGTGACGAGCGTGTATCCACACCAGGTGCAGTAACTTATAGGGAACATGAGGAGATGGATTTCCAGAATACAGCTCCCGAAAGAGCGAAGACATCTCACAGACCAGACATAACTCGGGGCTGGGCATTTCACACCGGTGCCtgtcagagagaaagaaatctctcAGTATTGGAGTGTGGGTCAGGGCCTGGACAATGCAGTTCATAAAACACGTGTTGCCAAGATTAATTAGTCCTCGTAAGCCGATGGTAAAGCTGGAGGTGATTCTTCTTCTCCGTGGGTTGTGCCCCAGCAGTTCTAACTCAGGTTTGGTCGTTTCCCAGGTGAGATATTTCTCACCAAGACCTGGCACTGAACACTGCTGCTGAGAAACCTCTGTCGAGGTGGAGGCTTGTAATTTCAAGGCTTCTCCTTGCTCTTCTTTGGCAATTTGCTCAATGTCTTTGTCATACACATAGTCTTTACACATGAAGCAGTATATACCTCCATAATAAAGATCTACCGCTAAGTTGTGCTGTTTTGTCTCAGCGTGCTCATGgatgtgtttctctgtgaagcagccAAAGAAGACGCAGGAAAGGCAAGAGTGGAGTCTGTTTAAATGGGTGCCACACACATGGCAGATGCACGACTTTGCCTTGCTTTTCCTGGTCTCTGGGGTTCCACACCACACGAAGCACTGGTAGATAACCCgcaattcctgcctccagttctctCCCACCTTAAAACTGTTCACGTGGGAACAACCTGGTGGCCCCTCAGCAAAATCCACATCCAGGCACCCGCCCCCAGGACCGCGCCGGGACCGGGGCCGGGGCGGGGGCCGTGGCCTAGGCTGCGGCGGGGTACGGAGCCTAGTCTGGGGCCGGGGCCGGGGTCGGCGGCGCGGGGCACGACTGCGCCGCTGAGAGGGATCGGGGGCCCGCGGCGGATCGGAGggaagggtggggggaggaacCTCGTCGCCGCTGCCGCTCCGCGCTGGGTTCTCATCCTTCGGCTCCTGCTCGGGTTCCCCCTTAGGCTTCTGCTCTGCCTCCGGTAAGGGCTCGGGCTTGGGCTCCGGCTCGGGCTCCGGCTCCGCCTCGGGCTTCGGCTTCAGCTCCGGCTCAGGCTCGGGCTCCGGTTCGGGCTCCGGCTggggctctggctctggctcggGCTCCGGCTCCGGCTCGGGCTCGGCTCGGGTCGGGCTCGGGCTCCGGCTCCGGCTCGGATCCGGCTCGGGATCCGGCTCGGGATCCGGCTCGGGATCCGGCTCGGGCTCCAGCTTGAGCTCAGCCCCGCGGCCCGGATCCTCCGCGGTCTCCACCTTCTCGGTGGTGTCCACCTTCCCAGCCGTCTCCACCTTCTCGGTGGCGTCCACCTTCCCAGCCGTCTCCACCTTCCCCTCCAC from Cricetulus griseus strain 17A/GY chromosome X, alternate assembly CriGri-PICRH-1.0, whole genome shotgun sequence encodes the following:
- the Usp27x gene encoding ubiquitin carboxyl-terminal hydrolase 27 isoform X2, translated to RKVEAEKVEGKVETAGKVDATEKVETAGKVDTTEKVETAEDPGRGAELKLEPEPDPEPDPEPDPEPDPSRSRSPSPTRAEPEPEPEPEPEPEPQPEPEPEPEPEPELKPKPEAEPEPEPEPKPEPLPEAEQKPKGEPEQEPKDENPARSGSGDEVPPPTLPSDPPRAPDPSQRRSRAPRRRPRPRPQTRLRTPPQPRPRPPPRPRSRRGPGGGCLDVDFAEGPPGCSHVNSFKVGENWRQELRVIYQCFVWCGTPETRKSKAKSCICHVCGTHLNRLHSCLSCVFFGCFTEKHIHEHAETKQHNLAVDLYYGGIYCFMCKDYVYDKDIEQIAKEEQGEALKLQASTSTEVSQQQCSVPGLGEKYLTWETTKPELELLGHNPRRRRITSSFTIGLRGLINLGNTCFMNCIVQALTHTPILRDFFLSDRHRCEMPSPELCLVCEMSSLFRELYSGNPSPHVPYKLLHLVWIHARHLAGYRQQDAHEFLIAALDVLHRHCKGDDVGKVASNPNHCNCIIDQIFTGGLQSDVTCQACHGVSTTIDPCWDISLDLPGSCTSFWPMSPGRESSANGESHIPGITTLTDCLRRFTRPEHLGSSAKIKCSSCQSYQESTKQLTMKKLPVVACFHFKRFEHSAKQRRKITTYISFPLELDMTPFMASSKETRMNGQLQLPTNSGNNENKYSLFAVVNHQGTLESGHYTSFIRHHRDQWFKCDDAVITKASIKDVLDSEGYLLFYHKQVLEHESEKVKEMNTQAY